The proteins below come from a single Cylindrospermopsis raciborskii Cr2010 genomic window:
- a CDS encoding PstS family phosphate ABC transporter substrate-binding protein translates to MTQKNQTLINLLSLVATTTLIFGGSWFLMERWGQIVNHQTNNQNSAQKFNIFKVFNTCDISNSLEGTYSYGGSTTWAPVRTIADSILQRNCPQFILRYTQPVNQSPGSGTGIRMLIDNQLTFSQSSRPLKPEENVKAQQKGFSLREIPVGIDGIAIAVNHSLNIPGLTIVQIKDIYTGKITNWQQVGGPNLGIKPISRDKQAGGTVEFFVENILNKENFGAQVIYIGTTTEALRKIDATPGGIYYGSAPEVVPQCGVKSLPVGRVSGKFIAPYQKPEVPRFNCPKERNRLNIEDFRNGNYPITRNLFVITKQNNQIDQQVGEAYANWLLTNEGQELIEKSGFVRIR, encoded by the coding sequence ATGACTCAAAAAAACCAAACCTTAATTAATCTGCTATCTCTAGTTGCTACCACCACCCTAATTTTTGGAGGTTCATGGTTTCTAATGGAACGGTGGGGACAAATTGTGAACCATCAAACTAATAATCAAAACTCAGCCCAAAAATTTAATATTTTCAAGGTTTTTAACACTTGTGATATATCAAACTCACTAGAAGGAACATATAGCTATGGTGGAAGTACAACCTGGGCACCCGTGCGTACAATTGCTGATAGTATTTTGCAGCGGAATTGCCCCCAGTTTATCCTGCGCTACACCCAACCTGTAAATCAGAGTCCAGGTTCAGGAACAGGTATTCGAATGTTGATAGATAATCAACTAACTTTTTCTCAGTCTTCCCGTCCATTAAAACCAGAAGAAAATGTCAAAGCTCAACAAAAAGGTTTTAGTCTGCGAGAGATTCCTGTGGGAATTGATGGCATTGCGATCGCAGTTAATCATAGTTTGAATATTCCTGGACTAACCATTGTTCAAATCAAAGATATTTATACCGGTAAAATTACCAATTGGCAACAGGTAGGGGGTCCTAATTTAGGGATTAAGCCCATCTCTCGTGATAAACAAGCTGGCGGTACAGTGGAGTTTTTTGTGGAAAATATCCTAAATAAGGAGAACTTTGGCGCTCAGGTAATTTATATTGGTACGACAACGGAAGCTCTGAGGAAAATAGATGCTACTCCCGGGGGAATTTACTATGGTTCTGCACCCGAGGTTGTTCCCCAATGTGGGGTCAAATCCTTACCAGTGGGTAGAGTTAGTGGAAAATTTATAGCGCCCTATCAAAAACCAGAGGTTCCTCGCTTCAACTGTCCTAAAGAGCGCAACCGGTTAAACATTGAAGATTTTCGCAATGGTAACTATCCCATAACCCGAAATTTGTTTGTTATAACTAAGCAGAATAATCAAATAGATCAACAGGTGGGAGAAGCATACGCCAACTGGCTTTTAACCAATGAGGGTCAGGAATTAATTGAAAAATCTGGATTTGTGAGGATTAGATGA
- a CDS encoding serine/threonine-protein kinase — MEVYCTRPHCPRPQNYFPDLDNITTLQATQQKYCVSCGMPLLLDGRYLPVKLLGIGGFGAAFLARDRRIPGIPNCVVKQFQPSTSLNAAQLDLAQELFEREATVLADVGMNHDQIPYLFAFFPVVVPSLQPGRQDQFFYLVQEYIDGKNLEEELQHRGNFSETEVLVILKEILPVLQFIHDRGIIHRDIKPSNIMRRQDGRLFLLDFGSVKQVTSAKVSSASTAIYTPGFAAPEQTTRGQVFPSTDIYALGVTILTLLTGKEATELFDPQINQWRWRQEVKISPHLSGILDKMLMPAINERFSSATEVLSALIPSITIPDQPQPSNLPFKGLMVKKFSFGELLLRGAVTGFEGALIVIAVGLLVETPIIRLAISLVMVSSLVVVQSQGWLAVKDLLLILLISFLVIFLIALLPGGLDIQIVVVLGIASALICIGAITLFSLIHKILSTIL; from the coding sequence ATGGAAGTCTACTGCACTCGTCCTCACTGTCCACGTCCGCAAAATTACTTCCCGGACTTAGACAACATTACTACCCTGCAAGCTACCCAACAAAAATACTGTGTTAGTTGTGGTATGCCACTGTTATTAGATGGTCGCTATCTGCCTGTAAAATTACTGGGAATAGGAGGATTCGGAGCAGCATTTTTGGCACGGGATCGCCGTATCCCGGGAATACCAAATTGTGTAGTTAAACAATTTCAACCGTCCACAAGCTTGAATGCGGCTCAGTTAGATCTAGCACAAGAGTTATTTGAAAGAGAAGCAACGGTTCTAGCCGATGTTGGTATGAACCATGACCAAATTCCCTATTTATTTGCGTTCTTTCCCGTAGTGGTTCCTAGCTTGCAACCGGGAAGACAAGATCAGTTTTTTTATCTGGTACAAGAATATATTGACGGAAAAAATCTTGAAGAGGAACTACAGCATCGAGGCAATTTTTCCGAAACAGAGGTCTTGGTTATTCTCAAAGAAATTTTACCCGTCCTACAATTTATCCACGATAGAGGTATTATTCATAGAGATATTAAACCATCTAATATTATGCGCCGACAAGATGGTAGACTATTTTTGTTAGATTTTGGCTCTGTTAAACAAGTCACTAGTGCTAAAGTATCTAGTGCTTCCACTGCTATTTATACTCCAGGCTTTGCTGCGCCAGAACAGACAACCAGAGGTCAGGTGTTTCCTTCTACAGACATATATGCACTTGGGGTAACAATTCTAACTCTACTCACTGGAAAAGAAGCCACAGAGTTATTTGATCCCCAGATCAATCAGTGGCGATGGCGACAGGAGGTAAAAATTAGTCCCCATCTAAGTGGTATACTAGATAAAATGCTGATGCCTGCTATTAATGAACGTTTTAGTTCAGCTACAGAGGTATTATCAGCTTTAATACCTTCCATAACCATACCTGATCAACCCCAGCCATCGAATCTCCCTTTTAAAGGCCTAATGGTTAAAAAGTTTTCATTTGGGGAATTGCTATTGAGAGGCGCCGTTACTGGTTTTGAGGGAGCATTAATTGTAATTGCGGTTGGTCTTTTAGTCGAGACACCGATAATTAGACTGGCTATTTCCCTAGTGATGGTAAGCAGTTTAGTGGTGGTGCAAAGTCAGGGGTGGTTAGCGGTAAAAGACCTGTTACTTATTCTATTAATTAGTTTTTTAGTCATATTCTTGATTGCTTTATTGCCAGGGGGGTTAGATATTCAAATAGTGGTTGTGTTAGGTATAGCCTCTGCATTGATTTGTATTGGCGCAATTACCTTATTTAGTCTGATTCATAAAATTCTATCAACAATTCTTTGA
- a CDS encoding bifunctional acetate--CoA ligase family protein/GNAT family N-acetyltransferase, translating into METSIPLRLDKASDILRTEKTSALDGIFAPQTVAVIGASEKPGSVGRTLLWNLITNPFNGTVFPINPHRHSVLGIKAYPTIFDISEKIDLAVIATPAPTVPKIIADCVQAGIKGAIIISAGFKEAGEKGIALEKEILSVAQGGKIRIIGPNCLGMMNPISGLNATFASKMAQPGSVGFLSQSGALCTSILDWSLQENVGFSAFVSLGSMLDISWGDLIYYLGDDPHTKSIVIYMESIGNARSFLSAAREVALTKPIIVIKAGRTAAAAKAAASHTGSLAGSDAVLDAAFKRCGVLRVNSISDLFDMSEVLAKQPYPQGPRLTILTNAGGPGVLATDSLIESGGELAAISPQTMENLNHILPPQWSHNNPIDILGDADPQRYTKALEIASKDTNSDGLLVILTPQAMTDPTKIAEELKPYSQMQDKPILASWMGGEDIAEGQKILNLEGIPTYSYPDTAARIFSYMWRYSYNLKGIYETPVLPALECDSNTRNCGLVTTIIAEARKAGRTILTEFESKEILAAYGIPVVGGTIAKSAQEAIEWAEKIGYPVVLKLYSHTITHKTDVGGVQLNLRNAESVKKAYHFIETSVLEKARPEDFLGVTVQPMVKTNGYELIIGSSLDPQFGPVLLFGTGGQLVEVFQDSSIALPPLNTTLARRMMEQTKIYQALRGVRGRQSIDMQALEELLVVFSHLVVEQPWIKEIDINPLLAIPPTPDHPGGLIALDGRIVLHPAEMEEQQLPKLAIRPYPHQYVSNWRLKNGREVIIRPIRPEDEPLMVKFHHTLSEETIYFRYFHLIKLSQRVTHERLTRICFIDYDREMALIAEQEDPHTQQKEILAVGRLSKLHGSNSAEFAMLVTDGYQRNGLGTEILTRLMEIAKNEKISVIFAEILAENIAMQKVCQNLGFEIFPTEDGTILKAEIYL; encoded by the coding sequence ATGGAAACATCTATACCCTTGAGATTAGATAAAGCATCTGATATATTGCGCACTGAGAAAACTAGTGCACTGGATGGGATCTTTGCACCCCAAACCGTAGCAGTTATTGGTGCAAGTGAAAAACCTGGGAGTGTGGGTAGAACCTTGTTATGGAACTTAATTACCAATCCATTCAATGGTACAGTTTTCCCCATTAATCCCCATCGTCACAGTGTATTGGGTATAAAAGCCTATCCAACAATTTTTGATATTTCCGAAAAAATTGACCTAGCTGTAATTGCTACTCCTGCACCCACAGTGCCAAAAATTATTGCCGACTGCGTGCAAGCTGGAATCAAAGGAGCAATTATTATTTCTGCTGGTTTTAAGGAAGCAGGTGAAAAAGGAATTGCTTTAGAGAAAGAAATATTATCTGTAGCACAGGGAGGAAAGATCAGAATTATTGGACCAAACTGTTTAGGAATGATGAATCCCATTTCTGGTTTAAACGCCACCTTTGCTAGTAAAATGGCCCAACCAGGGAGTGTGGGTTTTCTGAGTCAAAGTGGTGCATTATGCACATCAATTTTGGACTGGAGTTTACAGGAAAATGTAGGTTTTAGCGCCTTTGTTTCCCTAGGTTCAATGTTAGATATTAGTTGGGGAGACTTAATTTATTATCTAGGAGACGATCCCCACACTAAAAGTATAGTTATTTATATGGAATCTATTGGTAATGCTCGTTCTTTTTTATCAGCAGCACGGGAAGTAGCATTAACCAAACCAATTATAGTAATTAAAGCAGGTCGTACAGCAGCAGCAGCAAAAGCAGCAGCTTCCCATACGGGTTCATTAGCAGGAAGTGATGCGGTTTTAGATGCAGCATTTAAAAGATGTGGAGTATTAAGGGTTAATAGTATTTCTGATTTATTTGATATGTCAGAAGTATTAGCAAAACAACCTTATCCTCAAGGTCCTAGATTAACCATTCTCACCAATGCGGGTGGACCGGGAGTATTAGCGACGGACTCATTGATAGAAAGTGGGGGAGAACTAGCAGCAATTTCTCCCCAAACTATGGAAAATTTAAATCATATATTACCTCCCCAATGGAGTCATAATAACCCCATAGATATTTTGGGAGATGCGGATCCACAACGTTATACAAAAGCCTTAGAAATTGCCAGTAAGGATACCAATAGTGATGGTTTATTAGTAATTTTGACTCCTCAAGCTATGACTGATCCCACCAAGATTGCTGAGGAATTAAAGCCCTATTCTCAAATGCAGGACAAACCTATTTTAGCCAGTTGGATGGGTGGAGAGGATATTGCAGAAGGGCAAAAAATTCTCAACCTTGAGGGGATTCCCACATATTCCTATCCTGATACTGCTGCTAGGATATTTAGTTATATGTGGCGCTATAGTTATAACTTAAAGGGTATTTATGAAACCCCCGTATTACCCGCATTGGAATGTGATAGTAATACTCGCAATTGTGGTTTAGTGACAACTATTATTGCAGAAGCTAGAAAAGCGGGAAGAACAATTTTAACTGAATTTGAATCCAAGGAAATTTTAGCAGCTTATGGCATTCCAGTAGTGGGAGGAACCATTGCCAAAAGTGCACAAGAAGCGATAGAATGGGCGGAAAAAATTGGCTATCCTGTAGTATTAAAATTGTATTCCCATACAATTACCCATAAAACGGATGTGGGGGGAGTTCAGTTAAATTTAAGAAATGCTGAATCAGTAAAAAAAGCCTATCATTTTATAGAAACCTCAGTTTTAGAAAAAGCTAGACCAGAGGATTTTTTAGGTGTAACCGTACAACCCATGGTCAAAACTAATGGGTATGAATTAATTATTGGTAGTAGTCTGGATCCCCAATTTGGTCCAGTATTATTATTTGGCACCGGAGGACAATTGGTAGAAGTCTTTCAAGATAGTTCTATTGCTCTACCACCCCTAAATACCACCCTAGCACGTCGGATGATGGAGCAGACTAAAATTTATCAAGCTTTAAGGGGGGTCAGGGGTAGACAAAGTATTGATATGCAAGCTTTAGAGGAACTGTTAGTAGTCTTTAGTCATTTGGTAGTAGAACAACCGTGGATTAAAGAAATAGATATTAATCCTTTATTAGCAATTCCCCCCACACCCGATCATCCAGGTGGTTTAATCGCATTAGATGGCAGAATAGTATTACATCCAGCTGAGATGGAAGAGCAGCAATTACCTAAATTAGCAATTCGTCCCTATCCCCATCAATATGTGTCCAATTGGAGATTGAAAAATGGTAGGGAGGTGATTATTCGTCCTATTCGTCCTGAGGATGAACCATTGATGGTCAAATTTCATCACACATTATCGGAAGAAACTATTTATTTTCGTTATTTTCATCTAATCAAATTAAGTCAAAGAGTTACCCATGAAAGACTGACCAGGATCTGTTTTATTGATTATGACCGGGAAATGGCCTTAATTGCTGAACAGGAAGACCCACATACTCAACAGAAGGAAATTTTAGCAGTAGGAAGATTAAGTAAATTACATGGTAGTAATAGTGCGGAATTTGCCATGCTGGTCACTGATGGTTACCAGCGCAACGGGTTAGGTACAGAAATTCTCACAAGGTTAATGGAAATAGCCAAGAATGAGAAAATATCTGTGATTTTTGCTGAGATCCTAGCAGAAAATATAGCCATGCAGAAGGTATGTCAAAACTTGGGTTTTGAGATTTTTCCAACTGAGGATGGAACTATCTTGAAAGCAGAAATCTATCTATAA
- the pflB gene encoding formate C-acetyltransferase, whose protein sequence is MIANVEHSTQNISDSNLHPQWQDFCGGNWDEQINVRDFIQCNYQPYTGDDSFLTAPTERTQKLWTMVCDLMKLEREKGILDADTKVPSNIVSHAPGYIDSHLEQIVGLQTEKPLKRAIMPFGGIRVVKNSLESYGYHLDAQTEETFTKYRKTHNDGVFDGYTQEMKLARHSGIITGLPDAYGRGRIIGDYRRVALYGVDRLILDKKEQLASLESDDMLESTIRLHEELVEQIRALTELKVMANSHGFDISLPAASAKEAVQWTYFAYLGAVKEQNGAAMSLGRVSTFLDIYFHRDLKNGILTESEAQEIIDHFVIKLRMVRFLRTPEYNQLFSGDPTWVTECIGGMGEDGRTLVTKSSFRFLHTLSNLGTAPEPNLTILWSQDLPINFKHFCTKVSINSSSIQYENDDLMRPEYGDDYGIACCVSAMKIGKQMQFFGARANLAKALLYAINGGKDEKTGQLIVAGFDAITSEYLDYSEVVDKFDKIMNWLARLYVNTLNVIHYMHDKYCYERLEMALHDRDIYRTLACGIAGLSVVVDSLSAIKYAKVKVIRDEKGLAIDYAIEGNYPQFGNNDHQVDEIAVNLVRSFMDKLRQQKTYRQAVPTQSILTITSNVVYGKITGNTPDGRKAGEPFAPGANPLHGRDTKGAIASLESVAKLPYQHAQDGISYTFSIVPNALGKNSQDKINNLRGMLDAYFYNGGHHINVNVLDQDILVDAMEHPEKYPQLTIRVSGYAVNFIKLTREQQLDVIKRTFHKSI, encoded by the coding sequence ATGATAGCAAATGTAGAACATTCAACGCAAAATATATCCGACAGTAATTTACATCCACAGTGGCAAGATTTTTGTGGTGGTAACTGGGATGAACAAATTAATGTTCGGGATTTTATTCAATGTAATTATCAACCCTATACGGGAGATGATAGCTTTTTAACTGCTCCAACTGAACGCACTCAGAAATTATGGACTATGGTCTGTGATTTGATGAAATTAGAGCGAGAAAAAGGAATCTTAGATGCTGATACTAAAGTGCCATCAAATATTGTTTCTCATGCTCCCGGTTATATTGATTCTCATCTAGAGCAGATTGTGGGGTTACAAACGGAAAAACCCCTAAAACGAGCTATTATGCCTTTTGGTGGTATTCGGGTGGTAAAAAACTCCTTAGAATCCTACGGTTATCACCTTGATGCTCAAACGGAAGAAACATTCACAAAATATCGTAAAACCCATAATGATGGTGTTTTTGACGGTTACACCCAAGAAATGAAATTGGCTAGACATTCTGGGATTATTACTGGATTACCAGATGCTTATGGGAGAGGAAGAATTATTGGTGATTATCGTCGGGTAGCATTGTATGGAGTTGATCGGTTAATTCTGGATAAAAAAGAACAGTTAGCCTCATTAGAATCAGATGATATGCTAGAGTCTACAATTAGACTACATGAGGAACTTGTTGAGCAAATTCGAGCCTTAACAGAATTGAAAGTTATGGCTAATAGCCACGGATTTGATATTAGTTTACCTGCTGCTAGTGCTAAGGAAGCTGTACAGTGGACATACTTTGCTTATTTGGGTGCTGTTAAAGAACAAAATGGTGCAGCTATGTCCTTGGGTAGGGTTTCTACATTCCTAGATATCTACTTTCATCGCGATTTAAAAAATGGGATTCTGACAGAATCTGAAGCTCAGGAAATCATCGATCATTTTGTAATTAAACTGCGCATGGTAAGGTTTTTAAGAACGCCTGAATATAATCAATTATTCTCCGGTGATCCCACCTGGGTAACAGAATGTATTGGTGGAATGGGTGAAGATGGTAGGACTCTGGTGACAAAAAGTAGTTTCCGATTTCTCCACACCTTATCTAATTTAGGCACTGCACCAGAACCAAATTTAACTATCTTGTGGTCACAGGATTTGCCGATTAATTTTAAACATTTTTGCACCAAGGTATCTATTAACAGCAGTTCCATTCAGTACGAAAATGATGATCTCATGCGCCCAGAATATGGGGATGATTATGGCATTGCTTGCTGTGTTTCTGCCATGAAAATTGGTAAACAAATGCAATTTTTTGGAGCTCGTGCCAACTTAGCTAAGGCTTTATTATATGCTATTAATGGTGGTAAAGATGAAAAAACTGGGCAGTTAATTGTTGCAGGTTTTGATGCCATTACTTCAGAATATTTGGATTACTCAGAAGTAGTAGATAAGTTTGATAAAATTATGAACTGGTTGGCTAGGTTATATGTAAACACGCTCAATGTGATTCACTATATGCACGATAAATACTGTTATGAACGTTTGGAAATGGCGTTACATGATCGTGATATTTATCGAACCTTGGCTTGTGGAATTGCTGGCTTATCCGTAGTAGTAGATTCCCTTTCAGCAATTAAATATGCCAAAGTCAAGGTAATTCGAGATGAAAAAGGCTTGGCAATAGATTATGCTATTGAGGGGAATTATCCTCAGTTTGGTAATAATGACCATCAAGTTGACGAAATAGCTGTCAATCTTGTTCGCAGTTTTATGGATAAACTGCGTCAACAAAAAACCTATCGTCAAGCAGTACCAACCCAATCAATTTTAACAATTACCTCCAATGTGGTTTATGGCAAAATAACTGGTAACACCCCTGATGGGAGAAAAGCTGGCGAACCTTTTGCTCCCGGAGCAAATCCCCTACATGGTAGAGATACAAAAGGAGCGATCGCATCTTTAGAATCCGTAGCCAAACTTCCTTATCAACACGCTCAAGATGGAATTTCTTACACTTTTTCTATTGTTCCCAATGCTTTAGGTAAAAATTCCCAAGACAAAATTAATAATCTACGAGGAATGCTGGATGCTTATTTCTATAATGGTGGTCATCATATCAATGTCAACGTTCTAGACCAAGATATACTTGTTGATGCTATGGAACATCCAGAAAAATATCCTCAACTGACAATTCGTGTTTCTGGATATGCTGTAAATTTCATTAAGTTAACTCGGGAACAGCAATTAGATGTGATTAAACGGACATTCCACAAAAGCATTTAA
- a CDS encoding ABC transporter ATP-binding protein, which yields MVTNIKIPQLPLLSATGLCKSFGGIQAVKNANIEVNQGSITGLIGPNGAGKTTLFNLLSNFIRPDQGRVIFNGEPIHNLQPFQIAQQGLTRTFQVAKTLSRLSVLENMLLAGQKQTGENFWRVQFEHHIVLRQEKQITQRAMSLLTSVGLAHKAHDYAGSLSGGQRKLLEMGRALMTNPKLILLDEPAAGVNPKLIDDICDRIIKWNREEKLTFLIIEHNMDVIMSLCDRVWVLAEGQNLAVGTPVEIQTNPQVLEAYLGC from the coding sequence GTGGTAACTAATATAAAAATTCCCCAACTCCCCCTATTATCAGCAACTGGACTTTGTAAAAGTTTTGGTGGAATTCAAGCTGTAAAAAATGCCAATATTGAGGTTAACCAGGGTAGTATTACCGGACTCATAGGTCCTAATGGCGCTGGTAAAACAACTCTGTTTAATTTACTATCCAATTTCATCCGTCCAGATCAAGGGAGAGTAATTTTTAACGGGGAACCAATTCATAACTTACAACCCTTTCAAATCGCTCAGCAAGGTCTAACTCGCACCTTTCAAGTGGCTAAAACCCTTTCCCGTTTATCAGTCCTAGAAAACATGTTGTTAGCAGGACAAAAACAAACGGGTGAGAATTTTTGGCGGGTGCAATTCGAGCATCATATAGTCCTCAGACAAGAAAAACAAATCACCCAAAGAGCAATGTCTTTGTTGACATCCGTCGGTTTAGCACACAAAGCTCATGATTATGCAGGTAGTCTATCCGGTGGACAGCGAAAATTATTAGAAATGGGAAGGGCCTTAATGACAAACCCTAAACTAATACTATTAGATGAACCAGCAGCTGGAGTAAACCCTAAACTAATAGATGATATATGCGATCGCATTATTAAGTGGAATCGGGAAGAAAAACTAACTTTTTTAATTATTGAACATAACATGGATGTGATTATGTCCCTATGTGACCGTGTTTGGGTACTAGCAGAAGGTCAAAATTTAGCCGTTGGCACTCCCGTAGAAATTCAGACCAACCCCCAAGTTTTGGAAGCATATTTGGGATGCTAA
- a CDS encoding hydrogenase maturation protease, with amino-acid sequence MGTAIVIGYGNELFGDDGIGPLIAKVIQRWRLPCVQSLAVHQLTPELAEPIANSRLAIFVDTCINSLYNQVQVQSLLPSPLNYTHTHSSDPQSLLTLSQFLYGNCPSAWLVIVPGEKFQLGDPISPLGKKAIGIALNKITQKLDTLVH; translated from the coding sequence ATGGGAACCGCAATAGTCATTGGTTATGGTAACGAATTATTTGGTGATGACGGAATAGGACCACTAATAGCCAAAGTGATACAAAGGTGGCGTTTACCATGCGTCCAATCACTTGCGGTTCACCAGTTAACACCTGAACTAGCTGAACCCATAGCTAATTCTCGATTAGCAATTTTTGTGGACACTTGTATTAATTCCCTGTATAATCAGGTTCAGGTACAATCACTATTACCATCACCGCTGAATTACACTCACACCCATAGCAGTGATCCACAATCTCTACTAACTTTATCTCAATTTCTCTATGGTAATTGTCCTTCCGCGTGGTTAGTCATAGTCCCAGGAGAAAAATTTCAATTGGGTGACCCTATTTCACCCCTGGGAAAAAAGGCCATAGGGATCGCCCTCAATAAAATCACTCAAAAACTAGACACATTAGTTCATTGA
- a CDS encoding NYN domain-containing protein — MSIFNTAIFYDIENLTKGYSFSKDFIKELSLKQIYRQILEVDIVNKICLQRAYANWSDHRLSLLRGEINELGIDPIQIFGFARYHKKNAADIQLVVDTMDITIRFPHIEVYVIVSGDGGFASLAKKLHEYGKQVIGCAYENSANDIFKSVCDYFIKLELPEEYSPEDINTDPKNTTFGNNKGLGVGINHPLVVRMANNIQTIHQADKKTIFSHGQKIISWFGQDPESRRQMYGHGIPLSTVREAFKYAIPEFKPEMVGFMRFAEFLQFICANTELCVGTLPPSNTLLVFRNSIPNGVVILSDILNEDLHTPERYQSLLASGKPRITIEDKYSLEIFVDTLISKRDILMNISEILDIFSQELPTFESNKLNNLCLSLIHCNILKGYPEDDNISEQKFHISPDFKDTAQILEHVKQTSLNKLISILVDDFKTNVFEEVISF, encoded by the coding sequence ATGTCGATATTTAACACAGCCATATTTTATGACATTGAAAACCTCACTAAGGGCTATAGCTTTTCTAAAGACTTTATTAAGGAATTATCATTAAAGCAGATATATCGCCAAATTCTAGAGGTAGATATTGTTAATAAAATCTGTTTACAGAGAGCTTATGCAAATTGGAGTGACCATAGATTAAGTTTACTCAGAGGAGAAATTAACGAATTAGGTATAGACCCAATTCAAATTTTTGGATTCGCACGTTATCACAAAAAAAATGCTGCTGATATTCAACTAGTAGTTGATACCATGGATATAACTATTCGTTTTCCCCACATTGAAGTGTACGTAATTGTATCCGGAGATGGAGGTTTTGCTTCTCTAGCAAAGAAATTACATGAGTATGGTAAGCAAGTTATTGGTTGTGCTTACGAGAATTCAGCCAATGATATTTTTAAATCAGTATGTGATTACTTTATAAAACTAGAACTTCCTGAAGAATATTCTCCAGAAGATATCAACACAGATCCTAAAAATACAACCTTTGGCAATAATAAAGGGTTAGGCGTTGGCATAAATCATCCTTTGGTGGTTAGGATGGCAAACAATATTCAAACCATTCATCAAGCAGATAAGAAAACGATTTTTTCTCATGGTCAAAAAATTATTAGTTGGTTTGGTCAAGACCCAGAATCCAGAAGACAAATGTATGGTCATGGAATTCCTCTTTCTACGGTCAGGGAAGCATTCAAATATGCCATACCAGAATTCAAACCAGAAATGGTAGGCTTTATGAGATTTGCAGAATTCTTGCAATTTATTTGTGCAAATACAGAATTGTGTGTGGGAACTCTTCCACCATCAAACACACTACTGGTTTTTAGAAACTCTATTCCCAATGGGGTGGTTATACTCTCAGATATATTAAATGAAGATTTACACACACCCGAACGCTATCAGAGCTTATTGGCCAGTGGCAAACCTAGAATCACAATTGAGGACAAATACAGTCTAGAAATATTTGTTGATACTTTGATTTCAAAACGTGACATATTAATGAATATCTCTGAAATATTGGATATTTTTAGTCAGGAGCTTCCTACTTTTGAAAGTAATAAGCTGAATAATCTTTGTTTATCTTTAATTCACTGTAATATTTTGAAAGGATACCCAGAAGACGACAACATATCAGAGCAAAAATTTCACATTAGTCCGGATTTTAAAGACACGGCACAAATTTTGGAACATGTCAAACAAACAAGTCTAAATAAACTAATTTCTATCCTGGTTGATGACTTCAAAACAAATGTTTTTGAAGAGGTTATTTCCTTTTAA